DNA sequence from the Novipirellula galeiformis genome:
GAAGCGAGCGAAAGCGGTGCCTTTGTAGAACCGGTAGAGTTCGTTGAAATCATTGGCGAAGCGTTTGTCGCCAATCAACTCGAGGGATGCTTGGTGAAATTGATGGTTCTCGAATCGATAGACCGAGAACACGTCGGCGAGCTCAATCTCGGATTTCAGCCCAAATTGAACGTTGTAGCCAAACAGAAACTTGTCACCGATCGAAACCAAGTCGCGAGGGATGCAATTATGAGCGGTGGTAACACGCTCGGTGGTAATCAACCGAGTTTCAATATTACCGAAGACTGCAGCCCGCTCTTCGTTCAGTTTGGAAAGTCGCCCACGAAGGTCGGACGACGCATCACGAAGTCGGTTGCGAAGGACTTCGTAGGTCCCGGCAGCAAGTGGAATGTCGGTCATGGCCGTCCCTTCGCAGTGAATTTCAATGGGAATCCCCCATCATGATTGCAACGCGCAGTGTATTCGCGGTAAAAGCAGGGTATTCGCGGTAAAAGCAGGGCGATCGCGGTAAAAGCAGGCGTTTTCCCCGTGAAATGGCAGGCACCTTTCCGGCGAAAAGAAGGCGCTTCCCAGGTAAAACGTAGGTCATGAAAGCCTCGTTTACAACTTCGTTCGCCGCCAAGCGGAGATCCCATCAGCGGCGAGGCAACGCGGGCATTTAGCCACACGTTTTCAGCACATCCGCAGTGATCCGGCGGCTATATCGGTTTAGTTTGTGATGGCCGGGACACCACCCCAATAGAAAACGGGTAAAGTCGGCCCAGGCGAAAGGGTACATCGCTCGCCACTCTAACTCCAACGCCTCAACGTCCACCTCCTTGCCCGTCGAGAGCAGCGATTGACGCAACGCTTGGAAATAACAATCCAAATAATCCGATTCACCACGCTCACACTCGGACTCGGAAAGGCAACTGCTAAGAAAGTAGGCGACATCTTTCATCCCACAGCCGGTACCGACGTATTGAAAATCGACGGCGGCCGCGCGAGTGCCATCCCCCGTGAAGCAGAAATTCGCGACCTTGGCATCTCCGTGAACGGCGGTCAAGAAGCGACATGCATTGAGTTTCGCGTCGATCGCCTCGGCGGCGTCCTTTAATGCCCCTGGTTCCATTGCGTGCCATTCGTCGCGGCGCGTGGCAAGATGCCAATACGTTCCCATGGGCCACAGTCCGGCCAGCGAATCGTGCAGAAAAACGGCATGAAAATGGGCCAACCATTTCAGCCCGACAAAAACGCCCTCTCGATCGAGACTCGACCGTCGCGATGCGAACCCCGCCGCATCGAGATCCTCTAGCACAAAGGCCCATTGGCCATCGAGCGAGCGAGCGGCGTAACAGTGGGGCACGCGACAGGCGTCGTCACAGCGGGCACTGAACTCTCGATACCAAGTCGACTCGACCTCGTAGGATAGCAGCTTGCGGTCATGCGACCCGCAGGTGTTCCAGCCACGCGGATGCGACGAGCCGCCCAAGCCACGCTGACCGCCCGAGACACCTTGGCTGAATGGCGGCGAGACGTGCTTGAGGATCACCGTTGCGGGCTGGCCCGAAGTGGCCCGATCATGAACCAGATTGACGCGAACGATTTCACCGTACCCGCTCCAGAGCGTCTGGATCGGCGACGTCTGAGCCACGGCCATCGCACCGGTGGATTGCAGAATCAGATCAATGAGTAATGGGTTCGATTTCATGAAAGCAAGGACGTCACCGCCGCAGCGTCCGATTTGGGTTCATTTCACGATCATTCGCACCGCAACAAAAACCGCCCCGTGGGCACCCAAGCAAGGGTCACAGGGCGGTGGATTGAACTCAAAGATTCCTGCGCAATTTGTCCCGTTAGAACATTTTTAATTTTGATGTGGTTCGTGTCGCCCTTGCGGCGGACCGCGTTCTTGCGAACGCAGCTACGGTTAGGATCCCACGTCAATTTTAAAATTGCTCTAGCTCTGTTGGAGCGCCGCGGCAAGCTGTTCGTAGGTGCGTTTGGAATCGATATTATTGCCGCGATTATCCAAGGCGATTTGATACAGATGTTGGCCGCATTCGGTGGGATATTTCCCAGTGACACAGGCGCGACACAAATGGTCTTCGGGCAACCCAATCGCGCGAGCGATCGCGTCAACCGGCAAATAACGCAGCGAATCGGCCCCCAAGTCATCGGCCAATTTCTGTTGAGCTTCATCCGTCAATTCGCCACCGACACCGAAGTACTTTGGTGCGATCAATTGATCGATTGTGCTCATGTCGATCCCGTAAAAACAGGGTGCGACGATGGGGGGACAGGCGACTCGCACGTGAATTTCTTTCGCCCCGCCGACTTCGCGGATACGGTCCAACAACACATTCATGGTAGTGCTGCGGACGATCGAGTCCTCGACCAAGATCACACGTTTGCCTTCGAGGACCTCCCGCAACGGGGTGTACTTCGCCGCCGCTTTGGCCTTCCTTGCTCCGCCCCCTTCGATAAACGTTCGGCCTGCGTAACGATTGCGAATCAGCCCTTCGCGACAGGGAATCGAGAGCTCAAATGCCATCGCATCGGCGGCCGCTTTGCTGGTATCGGGCACCGGCACAATGATCGTGTCCTCACTATTGAGCGGGACCCGTCCCAAGGCGCGTTCGGCGCGGGCTAATTCTTCACCGAGATGGGTGCGGCTGAGATAGACGCTGCGATCATCCAACGTACTGGCGACATTGGCAAAATAGATCCATTCGAAGAAGCAGTGCGCGGGCGATTTTTCTTCCGCGAAACGCTCAATTCGAAACCCGGTTTCCGGGTGAATGATGATCGCATGGCCGGGGGCCAACGATTTGATCTGGCTGTCCGAAAACCCGAGGTTCAACAAGGCCACACTCTCGCTTGCCGCAGCGAACAATGGACCTTCGTTGGCATAACACATTGGTTTGACCCCGAGCGGATCTCGCGCGACGATCATCTCGCCTTCCGCGGTCAACAACGCCAAACTGTAGGCGCCATCAAACCCGGCCGTCGCTTGCCGCAAAACATCGATCCAATCAATCCGCTCGGGACTATGGCTCAACAGACGACCGAACTCGTGCAAGATGATTTCGGTATCGGTGTCGAGGGTCAGATGATGGTCTCCGTCGGCGAGCAAACGCTCTTTCAACAAACCGTAGTTGGCGAGTTGTCCGTTGAAGCAAAAGCTAAACCATTTTCGTTTATGAATATGTTTACGCTCAAAGGGTTGGGCGTAGTTGCGATCGTCTTGGCCACAGGTGGCGTAGCGAACGTGACCGATCGCGGCGCGTCCGGCCAGATGCTTCATCAACGATTCGGACTTGGCACGATGGTTCAACCGAAAGACTTCGGTCACCGCCCCGACGTCTTTTCGCGTTCTCAACAGCGACGCACGATCGGGATCGTAGGTCGACATGCCGGCGGCCAATTGGCCACGATTTTGAATATCCAGCAGCATTCGCGGCAACAACCGCGAGATGTGGCGTGGTCCGTCGGAGGTGCACAGTGGGCTTCGCCCACGCCCCGACAGATGGTAAATGGCAGCAACACCACACTCGTGATGTAATTCGCTCATATCAGATGCTTCGTTCTGAGGAAGAAGAGAAGAGGCGGATGGGGGGCGAGGAAGAAGCATCGATTTTGAACCGTTTTCAAATCAATACAACTTCATCAAGTCTACACGAAATGTACGCTGGGCTTCCAAGGTCGTCGATTCCCCACGACAATTCAATCTTGGGGCGTTAACGAAGCTGGCCAATGTTTTCAGGTGAAAACCGCGGTGAAATCATTTTAACAGCCTAAAACAATCCTCCCTATGCTTTCCTTGCGACGGTCTTTTTAAGATCATCGTGCTGCTAATTCCCGTCACGCCAGCCTCGGAAGGCTGGCGTATCTTAAAATCAAAATGGATCGTTTTTCCGATGGACCAAACTGAAGCCACCTTAAAAGCGTACCGAAAAACCGCAATCGAAAATGCAAAATGCGTTGTCGTAAAGGTAGGAACGAGGGTCTTAACGACGCCTAGCGGTAAACTTGACCGCGATCGAGTCGCGAAACTTTCCGCACAACTTTGCCGAATTGCCGATACCGGACGCCAAACCGTCATGGTCAGCAGCGGTGCCGTGGGCGCCGGGGTTGGTAAGCTTGGACTTGCCAACCGCCCCAAGGGCATCTCTCAACTTCAAGCGGTCGCGGCAATCGGGCAAACCGACTTGATCCAAGCTTACGAATCAAGCATCGCCGCGGGCGGCCACCATGCCGCCCAAGTGCTGCTGACCGCCTCGGACCTGCGTCGCCGCAGTGGCTACTTGCATGTTCGCAACGCGCTGAGCCGAATTCACGACTACGGCGCGATTGCCATCGTCAACGAGAATGACTCGGTGGCCGTTCGCGAATTGATGACGACCTTTGGGGACAACGATCGGTTGGCCGCTCGAGTCGCCGGCCTCTTGAACGACACCTTGTTGATCATCCTTTCGGACGTCGACGGACTGTACGATGGCCCCCCTAGAGACCCGAAAAGTAAACGGTTGCAGGTGGTCCACGCGATCAACGACGCAGTCTTCAACTTGGCCTCCGACAAACTCAACAGCGTCAGCAAGGGAGGAATGACAAGCAAACTCGAGGCCGCCAAGATCGCGACCTCCCACGGCCACACCGCCATCATCGCTCCAGGCCATGACGATGAAGTGCTCGACAAAATTTTCGCATTGGAACCGATCGGAACCCTGTTCCCTCCGACCGAGAAAACCATCCGCGGTCGTCGACGTTGGATCGGTGGCTCCGCGAAAGTCGAAGGGATTCTGCATCTCGACCGCGGCGCCGTCAAAGCGGTTTGGGAAGATGGCCGCAGTCTATTAGCGGTCGGCATCCGGGTCGTCAAAGGAACGTTTCGGCGAGGAGCAGTGGTCGCGCTGCATGATCCCGATGGAAACGAAATCGCTCGTGGTCTAAGCAATTACCGATCGACCGAACTCGAGAAGATCATGGGCAAATCGAGCGACCAAATTGGCGACATCCTGGGGCATTGTCCGTATGAAAATGCGATCCACCGCGACAACCTCGTGCTGACTCGTAACAACGAGTTCACCTAGGAATCCCATTCGCCTTGAGCGCGATCGCCGCTGGGGACTCAACCGATCCGCAAGAAAAGGAGACGAGGAGCAGTCGCGAAGCAAGGCCACGACCTTCATCGCTTCTTCACATTTTCCACATCCGATATTCGCCAAGTTTTTACACAATCACCGCCGTGCTTCACGCTCAGGGGACACTCGCGATCGAGTGCTCTGAGATGAACGTTAGTGTATTGAATAAAAACCCTCGTTTTTGCGTTGGTGCCGACGATGACTTGGAAAGCGATTTTAGTAGGATCAATCCTCCGCATCAGCCTTGCCGCGATGCTCTTCAGCGACGCGGCTTTGAATGCCGCGTCGCCACAAATTGAATTGATTGGAAAACTGGCGATCCGAGGCGACCATCGAGACGCCACCGAGGACCAGCGGAAACTCGAAGACGGATCCCACGCCAACCAATTCGGAGGCCTCTCGGGAATCGAGTACCGTGGCACGGGCAACCGCTTCCTATTGCTGGCCGATCGCGGCGCCGGCGACGGCGCAGTGACCTATCACTGCCGCTACCACGAAGTGGAACTGGCCGCGGACCCGGCAACCGGGACCCTCTCGTTCCAACTCGAGTCGACGCACTTGCTGCACACGCTGGCCGGCGAACCGTTGGTTGGCTCGTCCGCAGCTCACCAGCAACACCAGCACAACAAAAACGCGAAACACGCCTGGACGGCGTTCGACCCCGAAGGCATTCGCCTACTCGCCGATCAATCATTGCTCCTTAGCGACGAGTACGGACCGCATATTGTCGTCGTCGATCCATCGGGACGAATCTCATACGAGTTCACCGTGCCCGATAAATTTCGCTTGCGCGAGCCCGAAAACGGCGTCGTCCAACAAGGGATTTACAGCAATCGTGGCTTGGAAGGCATCGCGGTGACGCCGAGCGGCAACCGCATGATCGCACTTCCCCAAAGCCCGCTGATCCAAGATGCGGTGATCGAAGATGGCAAATGTCTAGGGCTGAATTGCCGATCGCTGGTCTTCGACGGCAACCACAACTGCATTCGTGAAATCGTTTACCCCCTCGACAATCTCGCCAGCGGCACCAGCGAAATCTTGGCGATTGATGAGGAGCGACTCCTTGTGCTTGAGCGCGACAGCAAAGCGGGGCTGGAAGCAAAAACCAAAAAGATTTTCTTGATCGACATCGCCGGCGCCAGTGATGTCAGTGGCATCGAATCGTTGCCCAAAACCGATCTACCTGAGAACATTATCCCGGCAAAGAAAAGTCTGTTAATCGATTTGCTTGAGCCGAGATTTGGCCTGGGCGGTGAGAACGCGCACGAGAAACCCGAGGGACTTTGCTGGGGACCTCGCTTGGCCGATGGTCGTCGTACCCTCTGGGTCTGTTGCGACAACGATTTCGATGCCTCGATCTCGAGCGAAATCTACTGTTTCGCGGTCGACGGACTGGATCGCTAATGCGATTGCTGAGCCAAAGTTCAACAAGCCGCAGGTGAGTTTCGTCACAAAAAATGCACGCGGCGAAAAAGGCACGCGGCAATAGGCTAAGCGGCGTTGCGAAGGGCTTCGTCGCGCCGTCCCGCGACCTGCTCGCCGATCCAATTCGCAGCCTTCGCGGTCGCCCCGCCGCCCGCATGCTGACGTCGCAATTCGTCGATCGAGGCGAGCGTTTGTTGGTAGTAAAACTCGTCGTGCAGGAACGCGCCCACCGATTGCGTCAAAAATTCGACGGCGGGCTCCGTCGACCCCACGGAGATGAACTCGGGAAAAACCTTTCGAGGACTCATCAAATTGGGCAACGTGATCGAGTCTAACTTCACAACCATTTTCGCGAACGCATACAAGAATCGGCCGATCCGATACGTCACGGCGGCAGGCGTTCGCCGAGCCATCAACTCCAAACTCACCGACCCGCTGACCATCATGGCACAACGTGCCGCTTCGATGATTTCGCTTGTGCGGTCGACGTAAAACTCAATCGGCAACTCCGCATCCGCTGCGGTCAATTGGTTCCGGCACCACAAGCAGTGGCGATCCCGGTACGCGGCGACCAAGAATTTTGCATCAGGATCCGTTTTCGCCAATCGCCGGATCGACTCGAGCATGACCGGCCACGTGCGTTGGACCTCGTGAGTGCGCGACCCTGGCAACACCGCGACCAATTGATCCCCGTCGTCGCTTTGCTTTGCCAAGCGTGCGAGCAGATGCTCGTCAAGCTTGGCCGATGCCACCGCGTCAAAGAACGGATGCCCGACATAGGTGGCCGGAATATTGTGTTTGCTAAAGTAGGTTTGCTCGACCGGCAGCACCGCCAGCACATGATCGACAAGCCGTTTCATCTTCCGCACTCGCCACCCGCCCCAGGCCCATAGTTGGGGGGGGCAATAGTAGTAGACGGGAATCCCGTATTGCTTGGCACGTTTGGCGATATGCCAATTGAAACCTGGGAAATCAACAAGGACGACGGCATCGATCGTGCCGGTCTTGAAAATGGCTTCAGCCTGATCGACAAAGCGAAAGAACTCGCGCAGCTTTGGCAAAACCTCCAAAATCCCCACGACCGCATGCTTGGTCAGATCGAGCTCCAATTCACAGCCCGCCGCCTGCATCGATTCGCCGCCGAATCCAGTCGTCTGAATCTCGGGGTAAGCCTGTTTTAGATGGGTGATGAGTCGAGCCGCATGCTGATCACCACTGGGTTCCCCAACAGAAAAGAAGATGCGTTTGGACATGTCTTCGGGTGGGTTATCGCTAAGAGGTTGTCACTTGAGAGTCGTACGTCTCGGTTCTCAGCATGAATAGCTAGAAAATTACGAGTTGAACGTCAATGTGAGTTTTGCTGCTGGCGAGGCCGATCGAGCGACTTGGGTGACACAAACGTGGCTTGAGGACCGAAAACATCAATGCCATGAACGCAAAAAAAAAACGACCCGGACAGGGAAATTCCCCGACCGGGTCGTTTAGGTCACGTCTTATAGCTCAGTGGGCTACCTTTGTAAGCATTTTTCAGCGAACGTAGCTTGCACTGGCTTGAATGACGCGACGCTTGCTGGTCACGCTAGCACTTGGATCAACGATCGGTGCTGGTGGCATTGGAGCAGCTTCGACTTCAGGAGCAGCAACGGGGGCCGCTTCGTAAGGAGCGTGAGGAACCGAAGCTCCACATCCGCATCCGCTGTCGCAGATGCTGTCGCAGCCGCTGTCACAACCTTTTTTGCAACCGAGGTTGCGAACGTTACCGAACAACTTGGTCAAAAGACCAGGTCGTTTGATTCCGCATCCGCTGTCGCAACCGCTGTCGCAAGATGCAACTTCGCATCCGCCACAAGCGGGGACTTCGCAGCCGCTGTCGCAGCCCAAGTCACAACAGGCTCGTTTGCCAGAGAACATTTTCGAGAGCAATCCGCCACGGCTCTTGCCGCAAGGATCGCAAGGGGAATCGCAGGTGTTGACTTCGCAACCGCATGCTGGCTCACAACCACGCTTCAGAAGACCGAGACCGATCTTCGAACCACATGATGGTGTTTCGAAACCACACGATGGCTCTGCACATCCGCCACAGGCAGGTGCTTCGCAACCACAAGCGGGTTCCGCACATCCGCAAGCGGACTTGTGACGACCGAGCAAGCCCAAACCGAGCTTCGATCCACAAGCGTTTGCTTCAATGCCACAAGTCGGTTCAGCACACACAGGTGCTTCGCAACCGCATGCTGGCTCGCCAACAAGCAGGCCGCGGCCCGCTTTCAGCAATCCACATCCAGATTTTTTGCAACCGCATGCAACCGCTTCGCTGCCGCATGCTGGTTCTACTGCACAACCACAAGGGCTGTCACAGTCGTATGTTGGTGCATCGCAGCAGCTCGTCGAGCTGCCACAGCCTTTAACGCCAAGCATCCGATCCAAAAGATCGAATCCAAAGCTTTGGCTACAAATTGAACTACCCAATACGAGGGTCAAAGTTAAGATTGTCCGCTTCATTGGAGCCACGTCTCCCTTTATGCCATTTTCTGCGGGTTGTTGGTCGGCATTTCATTGTTGATGAGTGAGATCATTCCTCATTCAGGCAAGGCGAGGTCCAGTCGTCGAACGAAGTCGCCGACGAGTACACCTCGTCACTTTTTCAACACGCCCTAACGGTTCGGGTGCGAGCACCCGGCCCGCCGACTTCGTTAGCTTGTTGTGATCCTGATTCCCATCCCGGTGGATCAAACGTGAATTTGATTCCGCGAGATGACTCGGAAGACCCCTTACTCTCAATTGGGTCGAAATACCTTTTCGCCTCGACATCCGATATCGAAGCCTTCTATTTTGCCTCGCCAAACTTGGCCTCACACTCGTTGGTGTGAAGCCTTCATTAGCGGGACACTAACGATATCGGCGCAAGCGGGGGCAATAATCAGTGATCCACTTGATTTTCATGCGCTTGGAAAGCTTTGACGACTAGGCAAAAACGTCCTTCTCTTCCGAGAACAACGACTGTGACCCTTCTGCGCATGGCATCTTGGGCACGATCGGTATAAACTGAGGTAAATGAGCGTAGTTTCCGCTAAATTCAAACTACGACTCACCCCGTTTTGACCTTCCCCCCCGGTGTTTTGCCGACCACCCGCGCTTCCCCACCACCCCAAACGAATTTTGGTTCGAGATCCTTCCTTGGTGAAACCAAGGGTGGACCAAGCACCCCCTGAACCAAAGCCCCATTTGCGTTCAACGTCTATCTTTACACGTCACCCTTTTCGCAGCTCCCGACCGACCGCAGCAAACGAGTCCTCCCCTTGAACCGAGCAAAAACGGCCCCCCAACTCGTCGATCTGACCGCATTACCTGCGGTCGCGTGCCCTTGTGGCACCGCCCGTCGGGCGTTTGAGGATCGTCCCGAGTTTCCTGGTACGGTTCATCTAACGGAAATCACGACCGCTGCCCGCACTCACTATCACAAGGAGCACAGCGAGGTTTACGTCATACTGGAATGCGAAAGCGATGCGGCGATTGAACTCGATGGCACCCTCCACCCGGTTCGTCCCTTAACTGCTATCCTGATTCCTGCGGGTGTTCGCCACCGCGCGGTAGGGGAAATGAAGACGATCATCCTCAGCACCCCTAACTTTGACGCCGGGGACGAACACTTTGACCAAGAAAAACCTTCGAGCCAGTAAATCACGGTCATCGGTGACCACCGCAGAGCTGAACTCGGAGACTAGAATACGAACGAGAGCCTTTTAAACTGTCAGCGCGAGTCGTCGCAGGACACGAACAATCACACGACCTTCCCTCACGAGAGTTTCGATGCAATCCCTGTTTCTCATGCCATCGCTTTTCCGAAAGAGTTGGTTTGCCGGTTCCTTGCGAGCCCTGCTGCTCTTTGCCATTGTTGTGATCTGCTTGCCCGCCGCGCCAGCCCAGGCTGACAACGCCGGATGGCCTTATTGGCGTGGCCCGCATTACAACGGCTCCGCTACGGCAACCAACTTGGCCGAAGATTGGGATCCCGATGGGGGCGAAGGTAGCAACGTGCTCTGGAAACGGGACGACATCGGGGGCCCCTGTACCCCAATCGTGATGAATGAACGGCTTTACACGATCCAGCGATCGTTGCCAGGGACCCGCCGGGAATCGGAGAAAGTGGTTTGTCTGGATGCCAAAACAGGCGAAACGCTCTGGGAAAATCAATACAACGTCTGGCTTTCGGATGTTCCAGCTGAGCGCATTGGTTGGAGCAGTGTCGTCGGCGACCAGGAAACCGGGAACGTTTACGTCCTGGGTGCCTGTGATATTTTCCTCTGTATCAATGGAGAAACCGGCGAAACGGTGTGGCAGATTCCGCTGCACGAACAATTCGGAATGCTCAGCACCTACGGCGGACGCACCAACTTTCCCATCATTCACGAAGATCTCGTGATCATTAGCGGGATCATCATCAACTGGGGCGAGTTTGCCAAACCCAACCACCGCTTGCTGGGCTTTGACAAACGCACCGGCAAAATCGTCTGGTTCAGCGGCACACGTGATTTGCCTTACGACACCACCTATTCGGCTCCAAGCTTGGTCACGATCGATGGCCAACGGCAATTGATCATGGGTGCGGGTGACGGTGCGATTTGGGGATTCCAGCCTCGCACCGGCAAACCGCTATGGAATTTCCCGTTTTCACGTCGTGGCATCTATGCCACGCCGCTGGTCGTTGGC
Encoded proteins:
- a CDS encoding oxidoreductase family protein yields the protein MKSNPLLIDLILQSTGAMAVAQTSPIQTLWSGYGEIVRVNLVHDRATSGQPATVILKHVSPPFSQGVSGGQRGLGGSSHPRGWNTCGSHDRKLLSYEVESTWYREFSARCDDACRVPHCYAARSLDGQWAFVLEDLDAAGFASRRSSLDREGVFVGLKWLAHFHAVFLHDSLAGLWPMGTYWHLATRRDEWHAMEPGALKDAAEAIDAKLNACRFLTAVHGDAKVANFCFTGDGTRAAAVDFQYVGTGCGMKDVAYFLSSCLSESECERGESDYLDCYFQALRQSLLSTGKEVDVEALELEWRAMYPFAWADFTRFLLGWCPGHHKLNRYSRRITADVLKTCG
- a CDS encoding esterase-like activity of phytase family protein, with protein sequence MTWKAILVGSILRISLAAMLFSDAALNAASPQIELIGKLAIRGDHRDATEDQRKLEDGSHANQFGGLSGIEYRGTGNRFLLLADRGAGDGAVTYHCRYHEVELAADPATGTLSFQLESTHLLHTLAGEPLVGSSAAHQQHQHNKNAKHAWTAFDPEGIRLLADQSLLLSDEYGPHIVVVDPSGRISYEFTVPDKFRLREPENGVVQQGIYSNRGLEGIAVTPSGNRMIALPQSPLIQDAVIEDGKCLGLNCRSLVFDGNHNCIREIVYPLDNLASGTSEILAIDEERLLVLERDSKAGLEAKTKKIFLIDIAGASDVSGIESLPKTDLPENIIPAKKSLLIDLLEPRFGLGGENAHEKPEGLCWGPRLADGRRTLWVCCDNDFDASISSEIYCFAVDGLDR
- a CDS encoding amidophosphoribosyltransferase, yielding MSELHHECGVAAIYHLSGRGRSPLCTSDGPRHISRLLPRMLLDIQNRGQLAAGMSTYDPDRASLLRTRKDVGAVTEVFRLNHRAKSESLMKHLAGRAAIGHVRYATCGQDDRNYAQPFERKHIHKRKWFSFCFNGQLANYGLLKERLLADGDHHLTLDTDTEIILHEFGRLLSHSPERIDWIDVLRQATAGFDGAYSLALLTAEGEMIVARDPLGVKPMCYANEGPLFAAASESVALLNLGFSDSQIKSLAPGHAIIIHPETGFRIERFAEEKSPAHCFFEWIYFANVASTLDDRSVYLSRTHLGEELARAERALGRVPLNSEDTIIVPVPDTSKAAADAMAFELSIPCREGLIRNRYAGRTFIEGGGARKAKAAAKYTPLREVLEGKRVILVEDSIVRSTTMNVLLDRIREVGGAKEIHVRVACPPIVAPCFYGIDMSTIDQLIAPKYFGVGGELTDEAQQKLADDLGADSLRYLPVDAIARAIGLPEDHLCRACVTGKYPTECGQHLYQIALDNRGNNIDSKRTYEQLAAALQQS
- a CDS encoding cupin domain-containing protein → MNRAKTAPQLVDLTALPAVACPCGTARRAFEDRPEFPGTVHLTEITTAARTHYHKEHSEVYVILECESDAAIELDGTLHPVRPLTAILIPAGVRHRAVGEMKTIILSTPNFDAGDEHFDQEKPSSQ
- the proB gene encoding glutamate 5-kinase, which encodes MDQTEATLKAYRKTAIENAKCVVVKVGTRVLTTPSGKLDRDRVAKLSAQLCRIADTGRQTVMVSSGAVGAGVGKLGLANRPKGISQLQAVAAIGQTDLIQAYESSIAAGGHHAAQVLLTASDLRRRSGYLHVRNALSRIHDYGAIAIVNENDSVAVRELMTTFGDNDRLAARVAGLLNDTLLIILSDVDGLYDGPPRDPKSKRLQVVHAINDAVFNLASDKLNSVSKGGMTSKLEAAKIATSHGHTAIIAPGHDDEVLDKIFALEPIGTLFPPTEKTIRGRRRWIGGSAKVEGILHLDRGAVKAVWEDGRSLLAVGIRVVKGTFRRGAVVALHDPDGNEIARGLSNYRSTELEKIMGKSSDQIGDILGHCPYENAIHRDNLVLTRNNEFT
- the lpxB gene encoding lipid-A-disaccharide synthase; the protein is MSKRIFFSVGEPSGDQHAARLITHLKQAYPEIQTTGFGGESMQAAGCELELDLTKHAVVGILEVLPKLREFFRFVDQAEAIFKTGTIDAVVLVDFPGFNWHIAKRAKQYGIPVYYYCPPQLWAWGGWRVRKMKRLVDHVLAVLPVEQTYFSKHNIPATYVGHPFFDAVASAKLDEHLLARLAKQSDDGDQLVAVLPGSRTHEVQRTWPVMLESIRRLAKTDPDAKFLVAAYRDRHCLWCRNQLTAADAELPIEFYVDRTSEIIEAARCAMMVSGSVSLELMARRTPAAVTYRIGRFLYAFAKMVVKLDSITLPNLMSPRKVFPEFISVGSTEPAVEFLTQSVGAFLHDEFYYQQTLASIDELRRQHAGGGATAKAANWIGEQVAGRRDEALRNAA